The DNA region GTTCCTCAAGATCGAAGAGCCGCCGCGCGCGGCCGCACCGCGCGGCTTCGCCCTGTGGCAGCTGGGCTTCCGGCCCTTCTACCTGCTGGCCAGCACTTTCGCGGCCGTGTCCATCCTGCTGTGGGCGCTGCAGTTCACCGGCCACCTGGCCGCGCCTTACCTGCCCGGCCCGCTGTGGCACGCGCACGAGATGCTGTTCGGCTTCACGCTCGTGGTGGTCGTGGGCTTCCTGTTCACGGCCGGACGCAACTGGAGCGGCCTGCCCACGCCCGCCGGCGGCAAGCTCGCGGCGCTGGCCGCGCTGTGGCTCGCCGGCCGCCTGCTGGTGCTGACACCCTGGGGCTGGGCCTCGGCCCTGGTGAACGCCGCGTTCCCGCTGGCCGCCGCGATCGCACTCGCGATCCCGTTCGTGCGTGCGGGCAACAAGCGCAACTATTTCTTCGTCGGCCTGCTCGTGCTGCTGTCCATCGCGAACCTCGCGGTGCACCTCAGCCAGCTCGGCGTGCTGGCGCTGCCCGCCTGGGCCGGCATCGGCCTCGGGCTGGACGTGGTGCTGTTCATCCTGTGCGTGATGGGCGGCCGCGTGATTCCCATGTTCACCAACAACGGCGTGCCCGGCGCGGGCGCCGAAAAGCGTCCGTGGGTCGAGAAGCTGGCGCTGGGTTCGGTGCTGGCCTTGCTGGTGGCCGATGCGCTGCAAGTGCCCGCGTGGCTGCTGGCCGCCGTGGCAGCCATCGCCGCCGCCGCGCATCTCACCCGCTGGCTGCTGTGGCGTC from Ramlibacter agri includes:
- a CDS encoding NnrS family protein; the protein is MTQFLKIEEPPRAAAPRGFALWQLGFRPFYLLASTFAAVSILLWALQFTGHLAAPYLPGPLWHAHEMLFGFTLVVVVGFLFTAGRNWSGLPTPAGGKLAALAALWLAGRLLVLTPWGWASALVNAAFPLAAAIALAIPFVRAGNKRNYFFVGLLVLLSIANLAVHLSQLGVLALPAWAGIGLGLDVVLFILCVMGGRVIPMFTNNGVPGAGAEKRPWVEKLALGSVLALLVADALQVPAWLLAAVAAIAAAAHLTRWLLWRPWRTLRTPLVWVLHLAYGWIPVHLALRALAALAWVQSSTATHALTVGAIGGLVIGMMTRTARGHTARPLKADRWDTSAYLLVAAAAFVRVLLPVIAPALLLQAILASGVLWSAGFALYTVRYFNVLTRPRLDGKPG